A window from Pseudomonas kribbensis encodes these proteins:
- a CDS encoding sel1 repeat family protein, with protein sequence MRRLRRLSRRLFLCFLSDEFVMTKNKYVMKWFSIALWSLGMSSGAYASSSNATQCPSSDFVEFVKAFSSEPEVQKAFIAPSVKHVHVTADGKIPKVVERSLNAIDADELKVLLPENAAAANLIIQIKVPNRVIVRDEAGHFLKIFVFKRGDCWVLNRVEDWTLDAVMNEITQSEKLTPGELELKKGVIFDRLVNKASSESGVYLYVAELDSYLDGARKGSAQAALAAAGISLSGQAPRLENSRILELLLQASESVPDAGLTLADFYCDEGEYDEKRGCINPKESIATLERAANLGSTNALIRLGEVYELGTVVDADLPHAMACYLEVQKADLETGTASIERLATRGVVRDNSIQCIKAGSFR encoded by the coding sequence ATGCGCCGCCTGAGAAGGTTAAGCCGAAGGCTTTTTTTGTGTTTTCTGAGTGATGAGTTCGTGATGACAAAGAACAAATACGTAATGAAGTGGTTTTCCATTGCGCTCTGGAGCCTGGGGATGAGTTCAGGTGCCTATGCCTCATCGTCCAATGCCACCCAATGTCCAAGCAGCGATTTTGTCGAGTTCGTCAAAGCTTTTTCATCCGAACCTGAGGTACAGAAAGCCTTTATCGCGCCCTCTGTGAAGCATGTTCATGTAACAGCTGATGGGAAAATACCGAAGGTTGTTGAGCGGAGCCTGAATGCGATTGACGCTGACGAGTTGAAGGTACTGCTTCCGGAAAATGCGGCCGCAGCGAATCTCATAATTCAAATCAAGGTGCCGAACAGAGTAATCGTCCGCGATGAGGCAGGCCATTTTTTGAAGATCTTTGTTTTCAAGCGTGGCGACTGCTGGGTCTTGAACCGAGTGGAAGATTGGACTCTCGATGCGGTCATGAATGAAATCACTCAGTCTGAAAAACTAACGCCCGGTGAGCTGGAGCTAAAGAAAGGCGTCATATTTGACAGACTGGTCAACAAGGCATCTTCAGAGTCTGGCGTTTATCTGTACGTGGCGGAATTGGATAGCTATTTAGATGGTGCCCGAAAAGGTTCGGCCCAAGCAGCTCTCGCGGCTGCGGGAATTAGTCTTTCTGGGCAGGCACCAAGGTTAGAAAATTCCAGAATACTGGAGTTGTTGCTCCAAGCTTCAGAATCCGTCCCCGATGCGGGCTTGACTCTCGCAGATTTTTACTGCGATGAGGGGGAGTACGACGAAAAACGCGGTTGTATCAACCCAAAAGAGTCGATAGCAACATTGGAGCGCGCCGCCAACCTGGGCTCGACTAACGCATTGATCCGTCTGGGTGAAGTATACGAATTGGGCACTGTCGTAGATGCTGACTTGCCTCATGCGATGGCGTGTTACCTGGAGGTTCAAAAAGCCGACCTTGAGACGGGCACTGCTTCGATTGAGCGTTTAGCAACTCGGGGTGTTGTCCGTGATAACTCAATTCAATGTATTAAAGCAGGAAGCTTTCGATGA
- a CDS encoding type VI secretion system tip protein VgrG, protein MFNPANETHFSLTVEDYVGDLQVLSFTGTEGISQPFRFDLELVSENPDLDLEKLLHKQAFLALDPQGSGIHGQIYRVAQGDAGKRLTRYKVSLVPQLQYLHHRTNQRIYQQMSAPKIIALILDEHGIKGNAYSFQLSQPCPDRDYCVQYDETDLHFVQRLCEEEGIHYHFQHSQKGHLLVFGDDQTVFPNLGQPTAYVQGSGMVAEEPVIKGFRLRLETRTSRTTRRDYDFEKPRLQMEAAYKPDGESTEPDLEDYDYPGRFIDRARGKFLSQRALERHRADYRQAEGRGDQTKLVSGHFMEMSDHPRSEWNDLWLLTEIFHEGKQPQVLEESVTSDTTDNKDDFHQGYRNRFLATPWDVFYRPALEHPKPRVLGSQTAMVTGPKGEEIHCDQYGRIKVQFHWDREGQADDKTSCWLRVSSSWAGDRYGAISIPRIGMEVLVTFLEGDPDQPLVTGCLYHKENPVPYALPANKTRSVFKTLSSPGGGGYNELRIEDKKGAEQIFIHAQRDWDENVEHDQKIRVGNERHDTVVKNTYTELKAEEHRTTISDRKIEARMDDHLTIGENQHVKLGTAQLTSVGKEIHIKAGDKIVIEAGTELTILGGGSFIKLDGGGVTVVGPVVKINAGGSPGAGTGIGIKPPVLPGAADKDKAGSLMDQALLNAPPEKVKPKAFFVFSE, encoded by the coding sequence ATGTTCAACCCAGCTAACGAAACGCACTTCAGCCTGACGGTCGAAGACTACGTGGGCGACCTGCAAGTCCTGTCGTTCACCGGTACCGAAGGCATCAGCCAGCCGTTCCGTTTCGACCTGGAACTGGTCAGCGAAAACCCGGATCTGGACCTGGAAAAACTCCTGCACAAACAGGCGTTCCTCGCCCTCGATCCACAAGGCTCGGGCATCCACGGCCAGATCTACCGCGTCGCCCAGGGCGATGCCGGCAAGCGTCTGACCCGCTACAAAGTCTCGTTGGTGCCGCAGCTGCAATACCTGCATCACCGCACCAACCAGCGCATCTACCAGCAGATGTCAGCGCCGAAAATCATCGCGCTGATCCTCGACGAGCACGGCATCAAGGGTAACGCCTACAGCTTCCAGTTGAGCCAGCCGTGCCCGGATCGCGATTACTGCGTGCAGTACGACGAAACCGACCTGCACTTCGTCCAGCGCCTGTGCGAAGAGGAAGGCATTCACTACCACTTCCAGCACAGCCAGAAAGGCCACCTGCTGGTGTTCGGTGACGACCAGACCGTGTTCCCGAATCTCGGCCAGCCCACCGCGTATGTGCAGGGCAGCGGCATGGTCGCCGAAGAACCGGTGATCAAAGGCTTCCGGCTGCGCCTGGAAACCCGCACCAGCCGCACCACCCGCCGCGACTACGACTTCGAAAAGCCGCGCCTGCAAATGGAAGCAGCGTACAAACCCGACGGCGAGAGCACCGAACCGGATCTCGAAGACTACGACTACCCCGGCCGCTTCATCGACCGCGCCCGCGGCAAATTCCTCAGCCAGCGCGCCCTCGAACGCCACCGCGCGGACTACCGCCAGGCCGAAGGTCGCGGCGACCAGACAAAACTCGTCAGCGGCCACTTCATGGAAATGTCCGACCACCCGCGCAGCGAGTGGAACGACCTGTGGCTGCTCACCGAAATCTTCCACGAAGGCAAACAGCCGCAAGTCCTCGAAGAATCGGTGACCAGCGACACCACCGACAACAAGGACGACTTCCACCAGGGCTACCGCAACCGCTTTCTCGCCACCCCGTGGGACGTGTTCTACCGCCCGGCCCTCGAACACCCGAAACCTCGCGTGCTCGGCAGCCAGACCGCCATGGTCACCGGCCCCAAAGGCGAAGAAATCCACTGCGACCAATACGGCCGCATCAAGGTGCAATTCCACTGGGACCGCGAAGGCCAGGCCGACGACAAGACCAGCTGCTGGCTGCGCGTCTCCAGCTCCTGGGCCGGTGACCGCTACGGCGCCATCAGCATCCCGCGCATCGGCATGGAAGTCCTCGTCACCTTCCTCGAAGGCGACCCTGACCAGCCCCTCGTCACCGGCTGCCTGTACCACAAGGAAAACCCGGTGCCCTACGCCCTGCCGGCGAACAAAACCCGCAGCGTCTTCAAAACCCTCAGCTCCCCCGGCGGCGGTGGCTACAACGAACTGCGCATCGAAGACAAAAAAGGCGCCGAACAAATCTTCATCCACGCCCAGCGCGACTGGGATGAAAACGTCGAGCACGACCAGAAAATCCGCGTCGGGAATGAACGTCACGACACCGTGGTGAAGAACACCTACACCGAGCTGAAGGCCGAAGAACATCGCACCACCATCAGCGACCGCAAGATCGAAGCGCGGATGGACGACCACCTGACCATTGGTGAGAACCAGCATGTGAAGCTCGGGACGGCGCAACTGACCAGTGTCGGGAAAGAGATACACATCAAGGCGGGGGACAAGATTGTCATTGAGGCGGGGACTGAGCTGACGATTCTCGGCGGCGGCAGTTTCATCAAGCTCGATGGCGGTGGTGTGACCGTGGTTGGGCCGGTGGTGAAGATCAACGCCGGGGGCTCGCCGGGAGCAGGCACTGGCATCGGGATCAAACCGCCGGTGCTGCCGGGGGCGGCGGATAAGGATAAGGCGGGGAGTTTGATGGATCAGGCGTTGTTGAATGCGCCGCCTGAGAAGGTTAAGCCGAAGGCTTTTTTTGTGTTTTCTGAGTGA
- a CDS encoding serine/threonine-protein kinase: MTELESSVDDLLMSEEQANNLTYFAFAKENKAEPLLAPTKASIGALPDVLAGRYHLERLLGAGGMGAVYRARDLLHEQFGDPDPYIALKILSEEFAESPDASALLYSEFALTRRLRHDNVLRPHTFEVDTDCQRAFITMELMRGLTLDKLLCERPLGLPWKELRDIALPLLDALAYAHRRGVLHGDMKPSNVMLCEDGVRLFDFGLGQAEEGILPGLPHLSRERFNAWTPGYAAPELLEGQPLSASADVYGVACVIYELAGGKHPFRRLPSTQARDEHLDRELQAPANLPTHCWPALRTALAFDAAERNISADQLRDALGATSSWLQRLRLRA, from the coding sequence ATGACTGAACTCGAATCCTCAGTCGACGACTTGCTGATGAGCGAAGAGCAGGCCAACAACCTGACCTACTTCGCCTTCGCCAAGGAAAACAAGGCAGAGCCTTTGCTGGCGCCGACCAAGGCCAGCATCGGTGCACTGCCGGACGTACTCGCCGGCCGCTATCACCTCGAGCGTCTGCTCGGGGCCGGCGGCATGGGTGCGGTTTACCGGGCCCGGGATCTGCTGCACGAACAGTTCGGCGATCCCGATCCTTACATTGCGCTGAAAATCCTCAGCGAAGAATTTGCCGAGTCGCCGGATGCCAGTGCCTTGCTCTACAGCGAGTTCGCCCTGACCCGACGCCTGCGCCACGACAACGTGTTGCGACCGCACACGTTCGAAGTGGACACCGATTGCCAGCGGGCCTTCATCACCATGGAACTCATGCGTGGCCTGACCCTGGACAAACTGCTCTGCGAGCGGCCGCTGGGCCTGCCGTGGAAAGAACTGCGCGACATTGCGCTGCCGCTGCTCGACGCGCTGGCCTACGCCCACCGTCGCGGCGTGCTGCACGGTGACATGAAACCGAGCAACGTCATGCTCTGCGAAGACGGCGTGCGCCTGTTCGACTTCGGTCTCGGGCAAGCCGAGGAGGGCATCCTGCCCGGCCTGCCGCACCTGAGCCGCGAGCGCTTCAACGCCTGGACCCCGGGCTACGCCGCCCCCGAACTGCTCGAGGGCCAACCGCTGTCGGCCAGCGCGGACGTGTACGGCGTGGCCTGCGTGATCTATGAACTGGCGGGCGGCAAACACCCGTTCCGCCGCTTGCCCTCGACCCAGGCCCGTGACGAACACCTGGATCGCGAACTGCAAGCCCCGGCAAATCTGCCGACACACTGTTGGCCCGCGCTGCGCACCGCGCTGGCCTTTGACGCGGCAGAGCGCAACATTTCTGCCGACCAATTGCGTGACGCCTTGGGCGCCACTTCGTCCTGGCTGCAGCGTTTGCGACTGCGGGCGTAA
- a CDS encoding PP2C family protein-serine/threonine phosphatase: MLVASPWRSAARTDPGKVRSRNEDAFLDTPQHGLWVVADGMGGHQGGDIASQLIVASLAELPQHEDFDERLKAIRQCLHWLNRRLGQELTVTAGRHDSIMGSTVVALLVEGNRAACIWAGDSRCYMWRGQRLYQLSKDHSLQQQLIDEQQMSVEQAAAHPAAQALTRAVGAAEQLTLDVLELEVYPGDVFLLCSDGLYQGLSSDALGNALSLAAPHVALERLFDGALRGAARDNLTAVVIRQ; the protein is encoded by the coding sequence ATGCTGGTGGCCAGTCCCTGGCGCAGCGCGGCGCGAACCGACCCGGGCAAGGTGCGGTCGCGCAACGAAGATGCCTTTCTCGACACCCCGCAGCATGGGCTGTGGGTGGTCGCGGACGGCATGGGCGGTCATCAGGGTGGCGACATCGCCAGCCAGTTGATCGTCGCCAGCCTGGCTGAACTGCCGCAGCACGAAGACTTCGACGAACGCCTCAAAGCCATCCGCCAGTGCCTGCACTGGCTGAACCGGCGCCTGGGGCAGGAATTGACCGTCACCGCCGGGCGTCACGACAGCATCATGGGCAGCACCGTCGTGGCGCTGCTGGTGGAAGGCAATCGTGCGGCCTGCATCTGGGCCGGCGACAGCCGTTGCTATATGTGGCGCGGCCAGCGGTTATACCAGCTGTCGAAGGATCATTCGCTGCAACAGCAACTGATCGACGAGCAACAGATGAGCGTCGAGCAGGCTGCGGCGCATCCGGCGGCCCAGGCCTTGACCCGGGCGGTGGGCGCGGCGGAACAACTGACCCTGGATGTGCTGGAACTCGAAGTCTATCCGGGCGACGTGTTCCTGCTGTGCAGCGATGGTTTGTATCAAGGCTTGAGCAGCGATGCCCTCGGCAATGCGCTCAGCCTGGCGGCGCCGCATGTGGCGCTGGAACGTCTGTTCGACGGCGCCCTGCGGGGTGCCGCCCGGGACAATCTGACTGCCGTGGTGATCCGCCAATGA
- the tssM gene encoding type VI secretion system membrane subunit TssM, which yields MKKFFKKVGAFLRQTWVWTLLLVLFVALLVWFVGPLLAVDDYKFWEGSTSRLLTISVLFLIWGLTMVFVSWRAGIRKKAVEETEDGQDRIRRDDLIEEEQKELKERFKDALKTLKTSSLYRGRSERWRSDLPWYLLIGPQASGKTSLLDFSGLEFPINKIDRKLTRDTHGTRHCDWYFADHGVLIDTAGRYLTQPDSEVDGSAWTTLLELLRKRRRGRPLNGVLVTIPVETLTGGSEQDIDTLARQVRARLQDVYQKLHVDVPVYLVLSKADKLLGFDEFFDQLTREESDQVLGTSFRKDQVGTDVAVLRGEFEELLRRLNSQVIMRMHSERDTQRRGRILDFPHQMGQIGERLCLFVDMAFTGNRYQRATQLRGFYLTSAPHLTQEMDSTTAGIGASLGMSAGVLPTLRSGRSRFIHHLLSRVIFPEADLAGLDKRERSRIHWGQRALYVGALGALVLFGMLWAGGFSANWERLENLRNLAQNWTQQRTALSPRDDAMGTLKTLDTSYAATQVFPKKGDAAYHERVGLYQGQDVNPVVKEAYERELEKQLLPRVATMLEGQIRANMKDREKLINSLRAYLMLNMKDRRDAAWLKDWVATDWSQRYTGNTAVQNGLNAHLERLLKLPFIYPLNEQLVTQARQVLRSESLAAVVYRMLREQARNLPDYRFSQHLGPQGSLFIGTEYVIPGFYTQTGYQQYFSVQGSALVTDILRDNWVLGEGAGISDMDLRRLMVELEQLYFRDYANYWSEAVGQVALPPISDAGEGAEQLAGLTSANSPVLALLTEVRENTRFPAAPEPVDEAGDAADALAGQKGKLGKVGKLASALTDKAAAMNVAKNLPDTAKKALQRRFEPLHKLLDDNNGPAADLTPAFTALNDLQLQLAGLARSSTPEQAAFELAKTRMSGQRDALTNLRNASGRLPRPLSVWFNVLAEDSWRLVLNDAYQYLNGRYQSELYSVYGKTINQRYPFSASSTSDVAISDFREFFRAQGTIDRFFDSYMRPFVSGDPGNYRMRSIDGRSLPVSKVFLDQMAAALNIRQSFFSINPAEPTVQFKLEPYTLDPAVSRSEFKFGDKTMEYRHGPILPMNFKWPTDAEDGRTSLVMDKMAGRPIGIEKNSGPWSLFRLFDLMQTEYLTGRDVLVLKADVGGLRANYLLTSQRTPNPFDMGVMRTFRMPVQL from the coding sequence ATGAAAAAGTTTTTCAAGAAAGTCGGCGCCTTCCTGCGCCAGACCTGGGTCTGGACCCTGCTGCTGGTGCTGTTCGTGGCGCTGCTGGTGTGGTTTGTCGGCCCGCTGTTGGCGGTGGATGACTACAAGTTCTGGGAAGGTTCGACTTCCCGCCTGTTGACCATCAGCGTGTTGTTCCTGATCTGGGGCCTGACCATGGTCTTCGTCAGCTGGCGCGCCGGTATCCGCAAGAAAGCCGTCGAGGAAACCGAAGACGGCCAGGACCGTATCCGTCGTGACGACCTGATCGAAGAAGAGCAGAAAGAGTTGAAGGAGCGTTTCAAGGACGCCCTGAAAACCCTCAAGACTTCGAGCCTGTATCGCGGCCGCAGCGAGCGCTGGCGCAGTGACCTGCCTTGGTACTTGCTGATCGGCCCGCAGGCCAGCGGCAAGACCAGCCTGCTGGACTTCTCCGGGCTGGAATTCCCGATCAACAAGATCGACCGCAAACTGACCCGCGACACCCACGGCACCCGTCACTGCGACTGGTACTTCGCCGACCACGGTGTGCTGATCGACACCGCCGGCCGCTACCTGACCCAACCGGATTCGGAAGTCGACGGCAGCGCCTGGACCACTCTGCTGGAACTGCTGCGCAAGCGTCGTCGCGGTCGTCCGCTGAACGGCGTGCTGGTGACCATTCCGGTGGAAACCCTCACCGGTGGCAGCGAGCAGGACATCGACACCCTGGCTCGCCAGGTGCGCGCGCGTCTGCAAGACGTGTATCAGAAGCTGCACGTCGACGTGCCGGTGTATCTGGTGCTGAGCAAGGCTGACAAGCTGCTGGGCTTCGACGAGTTCTTCGACCAACTGACCCGCGAAGAAAGCGATCAGGTGCTGGGTACCAGTTTCCGCAAGGATCAGGTCGGCACCGACGTGGCTGTGCTGCGTGGCGAGTTCGAAGAGCTGCTGCGTCGTCTCAACAGCCAGGTGATCATGCGCATGCACTCCGAGCGCGACACCCAGCGCCGTGGCCGCATCCTCGACTTCCCGCACCAGATGGGGCAGATCGGCGAGCGTCTGTGCCTGTTCGTCGACATGGCGTTCACCGGCAACCGCTACCAGCGTGCGACGCAACTGCGTGGTTTCTACCTGACCAGCGCACCGCACCTGACCCAGGAAATGGATTCGACCACCGCCGGCATCGGCGCGAGTCTGGGCATGAGCGCCGGCGTACTGCCGACCCTGCGCAGCGGTCGTTCGCGTTTCATCCACCACTTGCTCAGCCGGGTGATTTTCCCCGAGGCCGATCTGGCCGGTCTGGACAAGCGCGAGCGCAGCCGCATCCATTGGGGCCAGCGTGCGTTGTACGTCGGTGCACTGGGCGCGCTGGTGCTGTTCGGCATGCTGTGGGCCGGTGGTTTCTCGGCCAACTGGGAGCGTCTGGAAAACCTGCGCAACCTGGCGCAGAACTGGACGCAGCAGCGCACGGCACTGTCGCCGCGCGATGACGCCATGGGCACGCTGAAAACCCTCGACACCAGCTACGCCGCGACTCAGGTGTTCCCGAAGAAGGGCGACGCTGCGTACCACGAACGCGTCGGTCTGTATCAGGGCCAGGACGTCAATCCGGTGGTCAAGGAAGCCTACGAGCGCGAGCTTGAAAAGCAACTGCTGCCGCGCGTCGCCACCATGCTTGAAGGCCAGATCCGCGCCAACATGAAGGACCGCGAAAAGCTGATCAACAGCCTGCGCGCGTACCTGATGCTGAACATGAAGGACCGTCGCGATGCGGCATGGCTCAAGGATTGGGTCGCCACTGACTGGTCCCAGCGCTACACCGGCAACACTGCGGTGCAGAACGGTTTGAACGCGCACCTTGAGCGTCTGCTGAAGCTGCCGTTTATCTACCCGCTCAACGAGCAACTGGTGACTCAGGCCCGTCAGGTTCTGCGCAGTGAATCCCTGGCGGCTGTGGTTTACCGCATGCTCCGCGAGCAGGCGCGCAACCTGCCGGACTATCGCTTCAGCCAACACCTCGGCCCGCAGGGTTCGTTGTTCATCGGCACCGAATACGTGATCCCGGGCTTCTACACCCAGACCGGTTATCAGCAGTATTTCTCGGTACAGGGTTCGGCGCTGGTCACCGACATCCTGCGTGACAACTGGGTACTGGGCGAAGGCGCGGGCATCAGCGACATGGATCTGCGTCGCCTGATGGTCGAGCTGGAGCAGCTGTACTTCCGCGACTACGCCAACTACTGGAGCGAGGCCGTTGGCCAGGTGGCGCTGCCGCCGATCAGCGATGCCGGTGAAGGCGCCGAGCAACTGGCGGGTCTGACCTCGGCCAACTCGCCGGTGCTGGCGCTGCTGACTGAAGTGCGCGAAAACACCCGCTTCCCGGCGGCCCCTGAGCCGGTGGATGAAGCCGGTGATGCCGCCGATGCACTTGCGGGGCAGAAGGGCAAACTGGGCAAGGTCGGCAAGCTCGCTTCGGCGTTGACGGACAAGGCTGCGGCCATGAACGTGGCGAAGAACCTGCCGGACACCGCCAAGAAGGCTTTGCAACGTCGCTTCGAGCCGCTGCATAAACTGCTCGACGACAACAACGGCCCGGCCGCTGACCTGACCCCGGCCTTCACCGCGCTCAACGACCTGCAATTGCAACTGGCGGGCCTCGCCCGTTCCAGCACGCCGGAGCAGGCCGCGTTCGAACTGGCCAAGACCCGCATGAGCGGCCAGCGTGATGCGCTGACCAACCTGCGCAATGCGTCGGGTCGTCTGCCGCGTCCGCTGAGCGTGTGGTTCAACGTGCTGGCCGAAGACTCGTGGCGCCTGGTGCTCAACGATGCCTACCAATACCTGAACGGCCGTTATCAGAGCGAGCTGTACAGCGTGTATGGCAAGACCATCAACCAGCGTTACCCGTTCAGCGCATCGAGCACCAGCGACGTAGCGATCAGCGACTTCCGCGAGTTCTTCCGGGCTCAAGGCACCATCGACCGCTTCTTCGACAGCTACATGCGTCCGTTCGTCAGCGGTGATCCGGGCAACTACCGGATGCGCAGCATCGACGGTCGCAGCCTGCCGGTGTCCAAGGTCTTCCTCGATCAAATGGCGGCTGCACTGAACATTCGCCAGAGCTTCTTCTCGATCAACCCGGCCGAGCCGACCGTGCAGTTCAAGCTGGAGCCGTACACCCTCGATCCGGCGGTCAGCCGTTCCGAGTTCAAGTTCGGCGACAAGACCATGGAATACCGCCACGGTCCGATCCTGCCGATGAACTTCAAGTGGCCGACCGATGCTGAAGACGGTCGCACCAGCCTGGTCATGGACAAGATGGCCGGGCGCCCGATCGGCATCGAGAAGAACTCCGGCCCGTGGTCGCTGTTCCGTCTGTTCGACCTGATGCAGACCGAGTACCTGACCGGTCGCGACGTGCTGGTGCTGAAAGCCGACGTGGGTGGCCTGCGCGCCAACTACCTGCTGACCAGCCAGCGCACGCCGAACCCGTTCGACATGGGCGTGATGCGCACCTTCCGTATGCCGGTGCAGCTCTGA
- the icmH gene encoding type IVB secretion system protein IcmH/DotU, whose translation MIKDMEHNQDDKTVLLDRQGHGPAASPLTDFAAPPRFEQLEERMIYAARLRPAEAFNISLNSLVAASSELLSEVVRLKHSETREDLYALNERLTAGLKLFEVRALHNGAESSQVMAARYVLCTVVDEAVVTTPWGNESEWSQMSLLSSFHNETFGGEKFFQLLDRLSKNPVKHLPMLELMYLCLSLGFEGKYRVQARGMLELEGIRDALYRQIRQLRGDVPRELSPQWEGLNDQRRNLVRIVPAWMVVLFTFVCLVMMYSGFAWVLGEQRDTVLQPYQPLDPAAVQPQSQP comes from the coding sequence ATGATCAAGGACATGGAACACAACCAGGACGACAAAACCGTCCTGCTCGACCGTCAGGGCCATGGCCCGGCGGCGAGTCCGCTGACCGACTTCGCCGCGCCGCCGCGCTTCGAACAACTGGAAGAACGGATGATCTACGCCGCGCGCCTGCGCCCGGCGGAAGCCTTCAACATCAGTCTCAATTCGCTGGTGGCGGCGTCGTCCGAACTGCTGTCGGAAGTGGTGCGCCTCAAGCACAGCGAAACCCGCGAAGACCTTTATGCGCTGAACGAGCGCCTGACCGCCGGGCTCAAGCTGTTCGAAGTGCGCGCCCTGCACAACGGCGCCGAAAGCAGCCAGGTGATGGCCGCCCGTTACGTGCTCTGCACCGTGGTCGACGAAGCCGTCGTGACCACGCCGTGGGGCAACGAAAGCGAGTGGTCGCAGATGAGCCTGCTCAGCAGCTTCCACAACGAAACCTTCGGTGGCGAGAAGTTCTTCCAGCTGCTCGATCGGCTGTCGAAAAACCCGGTCAAGCACCTGCCGATGCTGGAGCTGATGTACCTGTGCCTGTCCCTCGGTTTCGAGGGCAAGTACCGCGTGCAGGCGCGCGGCATGCTGGAACTCGAAGGCATCCGCGACGCCCTGTACCGGCAGATCCGCCAGTTGCGCGGCGACGTGCCGCGTGAATTGTCGCCGCAGTGGGAAGGACTCAACGATCAGCGCCGCAATCTGGTGCGCATCGTGCCGGCGTGGATGGTGGTGCTGTTCACCTTCGTCTGCCTGGTGATGATGTATTCGGGCTTCGCCTGGGTCTTGGGCGAGCAGCGCGACACCGTTCTGCAACCTTATCAGCCGCTTGATCCGGCCGCGGTCCAGCCGCAGTCGCAGCCGTAA
- the tssK gene encoding type VI secretion system baseplate subunit TssK, whose protein sequence is MNTHKVIWQEGMLLRPQHFQHNDRYYDHQMKTRTQLLGGYTWGFLNLEIDLQFLNMGKLVISEASGILPDGSLFELGGNTEPLALDIPPNTGNTPIYLALPLVTGNHIEARRPEQSDVLARYTAYETEVADSNAGDDSASQVKCGRPDFKLLLGEQQSDQAYVKLKICDVLDTTPDGVISLDPDFVPTYIQAHASSYLLSCLKEVISMLGHRGDTIAERIRSNGKVGGAEIGDFMMLQLINRTELLLRHYLGLEQVHPEELYRTLLTMLGDLATFSSDSKRPRLDSRYSHADQGASFRKLMESIRQVLSMVLEQHAIELILQARQYGIIVSPLHDHKLLGSASFVLAASANCDSEELRNRLPAHLKVGPVERIRQLVNLHLPGIKVKPLPVAPRQIAFHSNKTYFILELSSEDLAQLERSGGFAFHVSGEFAELELKFWAIRN, encoded by the coding sequence ATGAATACCCATAAAGTCATCTGGCAGGAAGGCATGCTGCTGCGTCCGCAGCACTTCCAGCACAACGACCGCTACTACGATCACCAGATGAAGACCCGCACCCAGTTGCTGGGTGGTTACACCTGGGGTTTCCTGAATCTCGAGATCGACTTGCAGTTCCTCAACATGGGCAAACTGGTGATCAGTGAAGCCTCGGGGATCCTGCCGGACGGCAGCCTGTTCGAACTCGGCGGCAACACCGAACCGCTGGCCCTGGACATTCCGCCGAACACCGGCAATACGCCGATTTACCTGGCGCTGCCGCTGGTCACCGGCAACCACATCGAGGCCCGCCGTCCGGAGCAGTCCGACGTGCTGGCGCGCTACACCGCCTATGAAACCGAAGTGGCCGACTCCAACGCCGGCGACGATTCGGCGAGCCAGGTCAAATGCGGTCGCCCGGACTTCAAGCTGTTGCTCGGCGAGCAGCAGAGCGACCAGGCTTACGTGAAGCTGAAGATCTGCGACGTGCTCGACACCACGCCGGACGGCGTGATCAGCCTCGATCCGGATTTCGTGCCGACCTACATTCAGGCCCACGCCTCCAGCTACCTGCTGTCGTGCCTGAAAGAAGTGATCAGCATGCTCGGCCACCGTGGCGACACCATTGCCGAGCGGATTCGTTCGAACGGCAAGGTCGGCGGTGCGGAAATCGGCGACTTCATGATGCTGCAACTGATCAACCGCACCGAACTGCTGCTGCGTCACTATCTGGGCCTGGAGCAGGTTCACCCGGAAGAGTTGTACCGCACGCTGCTGACCATGCTCGGCGATCTGGCGACCTTCTCCAGCGACAGCAAACGCCCGCGTCTGGACAGCCGTTACTCCCACGCCGACCAGGGTGCGAGTTTCCGCAAACTGATGGAGTCGATCCGTCAGGTGCTGTCGATGGTGCTGGAACAGCACGCCATCGAACTGATCCTGCAAGCGCGTCAGTACGGGATCATCGTGTCGCCGCTGCACGACCACAAACTGCTGGGCTCGGCGTCGTTCGTGCTGGCAGCCAGTGCCAACTGCGACTCCGAAGAACTGCGCAACCGCTTGCCTGCGCACCTCAAGGTCGGCCCGGTGGAGCGCATCCGCCAACTGGTCAACCTGCACCTGCCGGGGATCAAGGTCAAACCGTTGCCGGTGGCCCCGCGGCAGATCGCGTTCCACTCCAACAAAACCTATTTCATCCTCGAACTCAGTTCCGAAGACCTGGCGCAACTCGAGCGCTCCGGCGGCTTCGCGTTCCACGTGTCCGGCGAATTCGCCGAGCTTGAACTGAAATTCTGGGCCATCAGGAACTGA